Proteins co-encoded in one Christiangramia fulva genomic window:
- a CDS encoding sensor histidine kinase gives MKKDILKLLIIIASVLLLFSCNNAPEAPPFPETDLGYEQPVAKPFKMPESDTIHWETAKLKPLPEIKFEWDKLPTKPFEIGEAEPLEGEIETKPFYLDSLPSTPFDLEKLPEKQIKVKIVALGDPEIKEAGALVKLPGTNRGVMSTNFNFGLTGSPMNLMKDKEGMLWIGTTNGLARYDSENIEMYGSEQGLNITRLTGLMVDSKGRIWVANNERLMVLDLKKKLIFEIFNRFGETPIYGLMEDKEDRVWAGDIATGYSIIDFDKKSVKYLDESNEIKPPFLKPFQDKEGLIWLTSRSGVNIIDLKERKNYRLSGDYLKSPVYDINQGPSKRIWITNGTRISGINKKDHEIISLPPEKDTLQISALVYEDSRGIVWSVNLKGIAKKYSPDLSSFEKFIFDSSDEPKIYFPILEDREGQIWITALNGGLFRININNGRPGNFTMEDGLGANQVWSTLHTRDGKTWIGTYNGIDVYDRDKKEIKHFGAEIGLRNPRFPRLIEDSTGRIWATGNAQGVSIIDPKKESIQFLTHDQGLKTDTIGRIAKGSNGKMWIGGAKGVLMTVDVEGQETKFYGLKDIKDGFNYFVESDNENNIWVSWRDVGLQKIDIENDQSYFLTTSEGLASNNIYAIAFDKDNNAWISGEQGLQFLNRDQDSIYNFTTDQGLAANDVFDVAVNDGKTYAGTSKGFNILKKIKSSITGEDYWDVKTIDVKQGLNFLDVAQGSMSFDEKNRLWAGVENQILTVIDEVKDYTTAPRTYITSINITDKRKEFNTGGYLDQHRQDFDTIWNPDRESFTIVGNTEKGKDAQNEMEWKDLYGPYQLPSELRLTHDQNYLSFSYNSLNYDNPDEVSYRYFLEGIDKTWSPITFKTTSESYRDLPPGDYTFKVRSKGYNNIWSEPAEFSFSIIPPWWKTWWAYLLYGLVSIAILYSIMQYRSQWLKKENRVLEERVSERTAQLQKSIHDLENTQAQLIQSEKMASLGELTAGIAHEIQNPLNFVNNFSEVNSELIEELRNEKNKEEALRDKALEEELLTDISENEKKIRHHGQRADAIVKGMLQHSRNSSAEKELTDINKLADEYLRLSYHGLRAKDKTFNAGMKTEFDETLPKIYVAPQDIGRVILNLINNAFYAVTDKKRRTNDPGYEPTVIVSTRQNDKFIEIDIQDNGYGIPEEVKEKIFQPFFTTKPSGQGTGLGLSLSYDIVKMHGGILTVNTRHGVPVTNNGNSEPEGPEGTTFTIQLPKTLNGKTKKQKL, from the coding sequence ATGAAAAAAGATATTCTTAAACTCCTGATCATCATCGCCAGCGTATTACTGCTTTTTTCCTGTAACAATGCTCCGGAAGCACCACCTTTTCCTGAAACTGATTTAGGATACGAGCAACCGGTAGCAAAACCTTTTAAAATGCCCGAGTCGGATACCATTCACTGGGAGACGGCGAAACTTAAACCCCTGCCGGAAATAAAATTCGAGTGGGATAAACTTCCAACAAAGCCTTTTGAAATAGGAGAAGCTGAGCCTTTAGAGGGTGAAATTGAGACTAAACCTTTTTATCTTGACAGTCTTCCCTCAACGCCATTTGACCTGGAAAAATTACCGGAAAAACAAATAAAGGTTAAAATTGTTGCGCTGGGCGATCCCGAGATCAAAGAAGCGGGTGCTCTTGTTAAACTTCCGGGAACCAATCGTGGTGTGATGAGCACCAACTTCAATTTTGGTCTTACCGGGAGTCCCATGAACCTTATGAAAGACAAAGAAGGAATGTTATGGATAGGCACTACTAATGGGCTTGCCAGGTATGATTCTGAAAATATCGAGATGTACGGCTCTGAACAGGGATTGAATATTACCAGATTAACAGGCCTAATGGTAGATTCTAAAGGACGCATTTGGGTTGCAAACAATGAAAGGCTAATGGTTCTTGATTTAAAGAAAAAATTAATTTTTGAGATATTCAATCGCTTCGGGGAAACCCCAATATATGGCCTTATGGAAGATAAAGAGGACAGAGTTTGGGCGGGAGATATTGCGACTGGTTATAGTATTATTGATTTTGATAAGAAATCGGTAAAATACCTTGATGAAAGTAACGAAATCAAGCCCCCTTTTTTAAAACCCTTTCAGGATAAGGAAGGATTGATCTGGTTAACTTCACGAAGCGGTGTGAATATCATTGATTTAAAAGAGAGGAAGAATTATCGTCTAAGCGGTGATTATCTTAAATCCCCTGTCTATGATATAAATCAGGGGCCTTCAAAAAGGATATGGATTACTAATGGTACCCGCATAAGTGGCATCAATAAAAAAGATCACGAAATTATAAGCCTCCCTCCCGAAAAGGATACCCTGCAAATTAGCGCCCTGGTATATGAAGATAGTCGTGGGATTGTATGGTCTGTAAACCTTAAAGGAATTGCTAAAAAATACTCACCAGATCTTTCAAGTTTTGAAAAATTTATTTTCGATTCGTCTGATGAGCCAAAGATTTATTTTCCCATTTTGGAAGATAGGGAAGGTCAGATTTGGATCACTGCTTTAAATGGTGGGCTTTTTAGAATTAACATAAATAATGGCCGCCCGGGTAATTTCACTATGGAAGATGGTCTGGGTGCTAACCAGGTGTGGAGCACTTTGCATACAAGAGATGGGAAAACCTGGATTGGGACTTATAACGGAATTGATGTGTATGATCGCGACAAAAAAGAAATTAAACATTTTGGTGCAGAAATAGGTTTAAGAAATCCAAGATTTCCAAGACTAATTGAAGATTCAACAGGAAGGATCTGGGCGACTGGAAATGCCCAAGGGGTTAGCATTATCGATCCGAAAAAAGAGTCTATTCAATTCCTTACCCATGATCAGGGATTAAAAACAGACACTATAGGGCGTATTGCGAAGGGCTCTAATGGTAAAATGTGGATTGGAGGGGCGAAAGGAGTACTTATGACTGTGGATGTAGAAGGGCAAGAGACGAAATTTTATGGATTAAAAGATATTAAAGACGGTTTTAATTATTTCGTAGAATCTGATAATGAAAATAATATATGGGTAAGTTGGAGAGATGTGGGTCTGCAGAAAATAGATATTGAAAATGATCAAAGTTATTTTTTGACTACTTCTGAAGGACTGGCATCTAATAATATTTATGCTATCGCTTTTGATAAGGATAATAATGCATGGATAAGTGGTGAACAAGGGTTGCAGTTTTTAAATAGGGATCAGGACAGCATTTATAATTTCACAACCGATCAGGGACTTGCTGCGAATGATGTTTTTGATGTGGCTGTGAATGATGGAAAAACCTACGCAGGTACTTCAAAAGGTTTTAATATTTTAAAGAAAATAAAATCTTCCATTACCGGCGAAGATTATTGGGATGTAAAAACCATCGATGTTAAGCAGGGCCTTAATTTTCTCGATGTGGCACAGGGCAGTATGTCTTTTGATGAAAAGAACAGATTATGGGCAGGGGTGGAGAATCAAATTCTAACTGTTATAGACGAGGTTAAAGATTATACAACCGCACCCCGAACCTACATCACCAGTATAAATATTACCGATAAAAGAAAGGAGTTTAATACAGGTGGATACCTTGATCAACACCGACAGGATTTTGATACGATCTGGAATCCTGACAGGGAAAGTTTTACGATTGTTGGTAATACTGAGAAAGGAAAAGATGCACAAAATGAAATGGAATGGAAAGACCTCTATGGACCTTACCAGCTTCCTTCAGAATTAAGACTGACTCACGATCAAAACTATCTTAGTTTTAGTTACAACAGCCTGAACTATGATAATCCTGATGAGGTCTCCTATCGCTATTTTCTTGAAGGTATTGATAAGACATGGAGCCCGATAACTTTTAAAACGACCAGTGAGAGTTACAGGGATCTTCCTCCGGGAGACTATACTTTTAAAGTACGTTCCAAAGGCTATAATAACATCTGGAGCGAACCGGCCGAGTTCAGTTTCAGCATTATTCCGCCCTGGTGGAAGACCTGGTGGGCGTATCTTTTATACGGGCTCGTTAGCATCGCGATTCTTTACAGCATTATGCAGTACCGTTCACAATGGTTAAAAAAGGAGAACCGGGTACTTGAAGAAAGAGTTTCGGAAAGAACCGCGCAGCTGCAAAAAAGTATCCATGATCTCGAAAATACTCAGGCTCAGTTAATTCAGTCTGAAAAAATGGCCAGCCTGGGTGAGCTCACTGCCGGGATTGCGCATGAAATACAAAATCCGCTGAATTTCGTCAATAATTTTTCTGAAGTCAATTCAGAATTGATAGAGGAATTGAGAAATGAGAAAAACAAGGAGGAAGCCTTAAGGGATAAAGCGCTGGAAGAGGAACTGCTTACCGATATTTCAGAAAATGAGAAAAAAATCAGGCATCATGGTCAAAGAGCCGACGCGATCGTAAAGGGAATGCTTCAGCATAGCCGAAACAGCAGCGCTGAGAAAGAGCTTACCGATATCAATAAACTGGCCGATGAATATTTAAGGCTTTCGTATCACGGTTTACGGGCGAAAGACAAGACCTTCAACGCGGGCATGAAAACCGAATTTGATGAAACCTTGCCAAAAATATATGTGGCTCCTCAGGATATTGGCAGGGTAATTCTCAATCTTATCAATAACGCGTTTTATGCGGTGACCGATAAGAAGAGGAGAACGAATGATCCGGGTTATGAACCCACGGTAATTGTGAGCACCCGGCAAAATGACAAATTTATAGAAATAGATATTCAGGATAATGGCTACGGAATTCCCGAGGAAGTAAAGGAAAAGATCTTTCAGCCATTCTTTACCACCAAGCCAAGCGGTCAGGGCACCGGCCTGGGCTTGTCCCTCTCTTATGATATTGTCAAAATGCATGGTGGAATTTTAACAGTAAATACCCGGCATGGAGTTCCAGTGACGAATAATGGTAATTCTGAGCCTGAAGGACCAGAAGGAACCACTTTTACGATACAGCTTCCCAAAACACTGAATGGTAAAACGAAAAAACAGAAATTATGA
- a CDS encoding response regulator translates to MKTTKENVMKILIVDDEKDMEALFRQKFRREVRNEGLILNFAFSGKEAMEILQENDPPEVVYVFSDINMPGMTGLELLEKIKNRFPGITVSMISAYGDKENYDKAKNNGAKEFFTKPIDFESLRREIRQLIN, encoded by the coding sequence ATGAAGACAACAAAAGAAAATGTGATGAAGATCCTCATTGTAGATGATGAGAAGGACATGGAAGCCTTATTTCGTCAGAAATTCAGAAGGGAAGTAAGAAATGAAGGGCTGATTTTGAATTTTGCCTTTTCAGGGAAAGAAGCCATGGAAATCCTTCAGGAAAATGATCCTCCCGAGGTGGTGTATGTTTTTTCAGACATCAATATGCCCGGGATGACAGGTCTTGAGCTTCTGGAAAAGATCAAAAATCGGTTTCCTGGAATTACAGTAAGTATGATTTCGGCTTATGGCGACAAGGAAAATTATGATAAGGCGAAAAATAATGGAGCAAAAGAATTCTTTACCAAACCCATCGATTTTGAATCCCTTCGAAGGGAGATCAGGCAGCTTATAAATTAA
- a CDS encoding adenylate/guanylate cyclase domain-containing protein has protein sequence MAKILVVDDEADLEVLIKQKFRKKIRDQEYEFFFAINGRDALEKIAQEPDLDLVLSDINMPEMDGLTLLSKISEKNPLLKAVIVSAYGDMDNIRTAMNRGAFDFVTKPINFEDLTITVEKTLKHAQHLKDTLKAVKENNILKMYVDETVLNFMNSREFESSLMENETVQGSVVFIDMCGFTRISETAPPNTVVKMINSYFDIMVKEIMAQNGFIDKFIGDAVMAVFRGDYHLDRAIDASLAVRNKIKELAPPDENIDFTPKVSIGIKSGEMISGNIGSESLKRLDYTVIGDTVNTAARLQDAAGENQIIISESCHEKIKEFFKCRKIGEIEMKNKSKPVTVFEVME, from the coding sequence ATGGCTAAAATACTTGTAGTCGACGATGAAGCAGATCTGGAAGTTTTGATCAAGCAAAAATTCCGGAAGAAAATACGGGATCAGGAATATGAATTTTTCTTTGCCATAAATGGCAGGGATGCCCTGGAAAAGATTGCCCAGGAACCCGATCTCGATCTCGTTCTGAGCGATATCAATATGCCCGAAATGGACGGTCTTACACTGCTTAGTAAGATAAGCGAGAAAAATCCGCTTCTTAAGGCGGTCATCGTTTCGGCCTATGGCGATATGGACAATATTCGAACCGCCATGAATCGTGGTGCTTTCGATTTTGTAACCAAACCGATTAATTTTGAGGATCTTACCATTACCGTTGAGAAAACGCTTAAACATGCACAGCATCTAAAAGATACACTTAAGGCGGTTAAAGAGAACAACATCTTAAAGATGTATGTAGACGAAACAGTTTTGAATTTCATGAACAGCAGGGAATTTGAGTCTTCCCTCATGGAAAATGAAACCGTGCAGGGCAGTGTGGTCTTTATAGATATGTGTGGCTTTACCCGCATCAGCGAAACTGCGCCTCCCAATACCGTAGTGAAAATGATCAATTCGTATTTTGATATTATGGTGAAGGAAATCATGGCGCAAAATGGCTTTATAGACAAATTCATCGGGGATGCGGTAATGGCGGTTTTTCGGGGTGATTATCACCTGGATAGGGCAATAGATGCCTCCCTGGCGGTAAGGAATAAGATAAAAGAACTGGCGCCGCCCGATGAAAATATAGACTTCACTCCTAAAGTGTCTATTGGCATAAAAAGCGGTGAAATGATTTCAGGAAATATAGGCTCAGAGAGTCTGAAAAGGCTTGATTATACCGTCATTGGGGATACGGTGAATACTGCCGCGAGACTGCAGGATGCAGCCGGAGAGAACCAGATCATTATTTCGGAAAGTTGTCATGAAAAGATCAAGGAGTTTTTCAAATGCAGGAAAATCGGGGAGATCGAAATGAAAAATAAATCAAAGCCGGTCACCGTCTTTGAGGTAATGGAATAA
- a CDS encoding Pycsar system effector family protein — protein MDPFNNDDIKVAPHIKNKHTDDLIDHYWGSISYVASLIKASELKAGLILSFFGILLNFIYQNIDVIFAHFSNTIVIDILLGLWFLSTVGSIYFCIKCFIPRIEGRYDKNIFFFRDVISKFGDIKNFSRTFYTISLDEDQLFDHLGQQIFINSKIAAVKFRNVNMALRLLAVGLFILLLTVIYYIITAF, from the coding sequence ATGGATCCTTTCAATAACGATGATATTAAAGTTGCACCACATATAAAAAATAAACATACCGATGATCTTATTGACCATTACTGGGGCAGTATTTCCTACGTGGCTTCCCTAATAAAAGCCTCTGAATTGAAAGCTGGTCTTATCCTTTCTTTTTTCGGAATTCTGCTCAATTTTATTTATCAGAATATCGATGTGATTTTTGCCCATTTCAGCAATACAATAGTGATCGATATCCTTTTGGGGCTGTGGTTCTTGTCAACAGTTGGGTCGATTTATTTTTGTATTAAATGTTTTATTCCTCGCATAGAAGGGCGGTACGATAAAAATATTTTCTTCTTCAGGGATGTGATCAGCAAATTCGGGGATATTAAGAATTTTTCCAGGACCTTTTATACCATCAGCCTTGATGAAGACCAGTTATTCGATCACCTCGGCCAGCAAATATTTATAAATTCCAAGATAGCCGCGGTGAAATTTAGAAATGTAAATATGGCATTGCGTTTACTGGCAGTAGGACTTTTTATACTTCTTTTGACAGTGATCTATTATATAATCACTGCTTTTTAA
- a CDS encoding DUF6090 family protein: MLKFFRNIRRKLISKSKLTSYMLYALGEIILVVIGILIALQINNWNEFRKDRIREKMYLSSLQSDLQESQAELERVIYKTDTIILATLQVLEYASDTAQLPPAAVFDSLIVKTFGYTIAMTNEGTINDIRGSGDLKVIRDDRLRRMIASWDAGFKMIREREALLKTSFENNKIRLDDKIDMVRLNRLHNNLTDEEERYFILHDRKFRNGFVDLVRDASVLNRLYKNKIKNLDTMIQFTQHELRKI, from the coding sequence ATGCTCAAATTCTTCCGAAATATCCGTCGTAAGCTAATAAGTAAAAGCAAATTAACGAGTTACATGCTTTATGCCCTTGGCGAAATCATCCTGGTGGTGATTGGTATTTTGATCGCCTTGCAGATCAATAACTGGAATGAATTCCGCAAAGATAGAATACGGGAAAAAATGTATCTCAGTTCTCTTCAAAGTGATCTTCAGGAATCACAGGCCGAATTAGAACGAGTGATTTATAAAACAGACACTATTATTCTTGCTACCCTTCAGGTTCTGGAATATGCCAGCGATACCGCCCAACTGCCACCGGCGGCCGTTTTCGATAGTTTGATAGTGAAGACTTTCGGCTATACCATTGCCATGACCAATGAGGGAACCATTAATGATATCCGTGGTTCCGGCGATCTTAAGGTGATTAGGGATGACCGCTTAAGAAGGATGATCGCCTCCTGGGATGCGGGTTTTAAAATGATCAGGGAGAGGGAAGCGCTTCTCAAAACTTCCTTCGAAAACAACAAAATTCGGCTGGATGACAAAATTGATATGGTGCGACTAAACAGGTTACATAATAATTTAACCGATGAGGAGGAGCGCTATTTTATTCTTCATGACCGCAAATTTCGAAATGGGTTCGTTGATTTGGTTCGGGATGCTTCCGTGTTAAATCGATTGTATAAGAATAAAATTAAAAACCTTGACACCATGATTCAGTTTACCCAACATGAGCTCCGAAAGATTTAA
- a CDS encoding S41 family peptidase, protein MKYFFNLPFCIFLFSTYFLSAQVNTQDTRLMTDPAISRDKIAFIYAEDLWVANKDGSNPRRLTVDEGVESFPVFSPDGKSIAFSAEYDGNIDVFIVPTEGGVPKRLTWHPYADIVRDFTPDGKNVLFVSQREVFTNRYAKLFEVNIENGNVEELKIPHGVWASYKADGKKIAYTPLSDRFQQWKHYRGGTHTRIWIYDTDTYEVTEIPKPEEGSNDTQPQWMDGIVYFRSDRNGEFNLFSYDPSSKKVKQLTDFQDFPVLNIGAGNGKVILEKGGYLHVFDPSNGNTQKLTIGIATDLLEVRPRFVSGDQYVRSTTISPTGVRVAMDYRGEIITVPAEKGDPMNITNSSGVHEKYPAWSPDGKTIAYFSDESGEYALHLYDQSENKVVKKVKLNGAGFYAYPHWSPDSKKIAFVDNSRSLYFYDWDKDKVIKVASDVVYTPGVFRELFGDWSHDSNWLAYTILQQTNFEQAFVYSVSEGKSHAISDGYSDVTSPEFDPSGKYLYMLASTDAGPVVNWFDQSSQDMEMNSSFYLVTLQKDVVSPFFKENDVEVIQKKEEEEANKKKAEEDNKEIKAPPLKIDFDGLQYRIVNIPIPAGVYDNLEAPKEGQLYYMQYSHHAQGPGTMKKYDLKERKETEVMPANGYEISANGEKVLYYMDNKFGVTKLGEKPDKPIDLSAVKVKIDPRKEWDDIFDEAWRVNRDYFYDPGMHGVDWPAMKDKYSQFLPDVATRSDLYRVMEWMFSELGVGHHRFSSRGDQLNNPETIKGGLLGADYEVENSRYRIKKIYGGLNWNPDMRSPLTEPGVNVNEGDYIIAVNGENITAKDNLYKYFENTANKIVRLTVSSSANGNNSHVEKVTPVEDEWALRNRDWVEGNIKKVNAATNGQVAYVYVPNTAAAGHEYFKRYFFPQADKKAVIIDERFNGGGQLADYYIDILKRPRQSFWNYRYGIDQKAPSASIQGPKVMLINETAGSGGDYLPWMFRKFNIGTLIGKRTWGGLVGVLGFPEFIDGGSVTAPNVAFYSENGFRVENEGVAPDIEVEQWPKEVINGHDPQLEKAIEVVMEKLKQNPPEEVKRPAYPDKMKKN, encoded by the coding sequence ATGAAATACTTCTTCAACCTCCCGTTTTGCATTTTCCTGTTTTCAACTTATTTCTTATCAGCTCAGGTAAATACGCAGGATACCCGGCTCATGACCGATCCTGCGATAAGTAGGGATAAAATCGCTTTTATTTATGCGGAAGATCTCTGGGTGGCCAATAAAGATGGCTCCAATCCAAGGCGTTTAACTGTTGATGAAGGAGTGGAAAGCTTTCCGGTTTTTTCTCCTGACGGAAAAAGTATTGCTTTTAGTGCCGAATATGATGGTAATATCGATGTTTTTATCGTTCCTACTGAAGGTGGCGTGCCCAAACGTCTTACCTGGCATCCTTATGCCGATATTGTTCGCGATTTTACTCCCGATGGAAAAAATGTGCTTTTCGTTTCTCAGCGTGAGGTGTTTACCAATCGTTATGCGAAACTTTTCGAAGTAAATATTGAAAACGGAAATGTAGAAGAGTTAAAAATTCCCCATGGAGTTTGGGCCAGTTACAAGGCTGACGGAAAGAAAATTGCCTATACACCTTTGTCCGATCGTTTTCAACAATGGAAACATTACCGTGGTGGAACCCACACCAGGATCTGGATTTATGATACAGATACCTATGAAGTAACCGAAATTCCGAAGCCAGAAGAAGGTAGCAACGATACGCAGCCACAATGGATGGACGGAATAGTTTATTTTAGAAGTGACCGTAATGGCGAGTTTAATCTTTTCAGTTATGATCCATCATCCAAAAAAGTAAAACAGCTTACCGATTTTCAGGATTTCCCGGTCTTGAACATCGGGGCAGGGAATGGAAAGGTCATTCTTGAAAAAGGCGGTTATCTTCATGTTTTCGATCCTTCTAACGGAAATACTCAAAAGCTTACTATAGGTATCGCAACCGATCTGCTGGAGGTCCGTCCGCGTTTTGTGAGTGGTGACCAATATGTTAGAAGCACAACTATTTCACCAACAGGGGTGAGAGTGGCTATGGATTACCGGGGAGAGATCATTACCGTTCCGGCCGAAAAGGGAGATCCTATGAATATCACCAATTCCTCCGGAGTTCATGAAAAATATCCCGCATGGTCGCCCGACGGTAAGACCATCGCTTATTTTTCAGATGAAAGCGGGGAATATGCGCTGCATCTTTACGATCAGAGTGAAAATAAAGTCGTGAAAAAAGTGAAACTTAATGGTGCCGGGTTCTATGCCTATCCACACTGGTCGCCCGATAGCAAAAAAATTGCTTTTGTAGATAACAGCCGTAGTCTCTATTTCTATGACTGGGATAAGGATAAGGTGATCAAGGTAGCCTCAGATGTAGTTTATACTCCCGGTGTTTTCAGGGAATTATTTGGAGACTGGTCGCATGATTCCAATTGGCTGGCCTATACGATTCTTCAGCAGACCAATTTTGAGCAGGCTTTTGTCTATTCTGTTTCTGAAGGAAAATCTCATGCGATTTCTGATGGCTATTCCGATGTTACAAGTCCGGAATTCGATCCGAGTGGGAAATATCTTTATATGCTTGCTTCAACTGATGCCGGACCGGTGGTGAACTGGTTCGATCAGTCCAGCCAGGATATGGAAATGAATTCTTCCTTTTACCTGGTAACGCTTCAGAAAGATGTGGTTTCCCCATTTTTCAAGGAAAACGATGTGGAAGTCATTCAGAAAAAAGAAGAGGAAGAGGCCAACAAGAAAAAAGCCGAAGAAGATAATAAGGAAATCAAAGCACCGCCTTTAAAGATCGATTTTGATGGACTACAATATCGAATCGTCAATATTCCCATTCCGGCCGGGGTATATGATAATCTGGAAGCTCCCAAAGAAGGGCAATTGTATTATATGCAATATTCCCATCACGCACAGGGTCCCGGTACTATGAAAAAATATGACCTGAAGGAGCGCAAAGAGACTGAAGTTATGCCTGCTAACGGGTATGAGATTTCGGCCAATGGAGAGAAGGTTCTTTATTATATGGATAATAAATTCGGCGTCACAAAGCTTGGTGAAAAGCCTGATAAACCTATTGATCTTAGTGCTGTTAAGGTGAAGATCGATCCGCGAAAGGAGTGGGATGATATTTTTGATGAAGCCTGGCGCGTAAACCGGGATTACTTTTATGATCCCGGAATGCACGGAGTAGACTGGCCGGCAATGAAAGATAAATACAGCCAGTTTCTGCCCGATGTGGCCACCCGAAGTGATCTTTACCGGGTAATGGAGTGGATGTTCAGCGAGCTGGGGGTAGGCCACCATCGTTTCTCAAGCCGTGGAGACCAGCTCAATAATCCAGAGACCATCAAAGGCGGACTTTTAGGCGCCGATTATGAAGTTGAAAATAGCCGTTATCGAATTAAAAAAATATATGGCGGACTCAATTGGAATCCCGATATGCGTTCCCCACTTACCGAGCCCGGCGTAAATGTGAACGAAGGAGATTATATCATTGCTGTGAACGGTGAAAATATAACTGCCAAAGACAATCTATATAAATACTTCGAGAATACAGCTAATAAAATTGTGAGGCTTACCGTCAGCTCTTCAGCCAATGGTAATAATTCTCACGTAGAAAAAGTGACTCCGGTTGAAGATGAATGGGCTCTTCGGAACCGGGACTGGGTAGAGGGGAATATCAAAAAGGTGAATGCCGCTACGAACGGCCAGGTCGCTTACGTGTATGTGCCTAATACTGCCGCTGCCGGTCACGAATATTTCAAGCGATATTTCTTTCCGCAAGCCGATAAAAAAGCGGTGATCATAGATGAACGTTTTAATGGCGGCGGACAGCTGGCCGATTATTATATCGATATCCTGAAACGGCCGCGACAGTCGTTCTGGAACTATCGTTATGGGATAGACCAGAAAGCGCCAAGTGCATCTATACAGGGACCTAAAGTGATGTTGATCAATGAAACTGCAGGCTCCGGTGGGGATTATCTGCCATGGATGTTCCGCAAGTTCAATATTGGAACGCTGATAGGAAAAAGAACCTGGGGCGGACTCGTTGGCGTACTGGGCTTTCCTGAATTTATTGACGGTGGAAGCGTTACCGCTCCGAATGTTGCTTTTTATTCGGAAAATGGTTTCCGCGTGGAAAATGAAGGGGTAGCTCCAGATATTGAAGTGGAACAATGGCCGAAAGAAGTCATTAACGGACATGATCCGCAGCTGGAAAAAGCCATCGAAGTAGTCATGGAAAAACTGAAACAAAATCCGCCGGAAGAAGTGAAAAGACCTGCCTATCCAGATAAGATGAAGAAAAATTAA
- a CDS encoding DUF6090 family protein — MKNFRNNRKELIKENRVKKYLLYALGEIILVVIGILIALQVNTWKIDTANRSDEQFYLKKLKQNLQQDTIYLKQRIGEIKSSEEGLELLKKEIHDPQLQKFSNDNAMFNLFAVFSFTPQTSTFDNLISTGKLGLITNQALVDSIFVYYNDLNNFPQQRISSIETYTRNTIGPYLLKFDGVFSNEIRKKPIEYGRDVFINNAISAKKFMIEGLRQDYDFSFQRSIRLMHLISKEIQE, encoded by the coding sequence ATGAAAAATTTCAGAAATAATCGGAAAGAACTCATCAAAGAAAACCGCGTAAAGAAATACCTGCTCTATGCGTTAGGGGAAATCATACTGGTGGTAATTGGGATTCTAATTGCCTTACAGGTGAATACATGGAAAATAGATACAGCTAACCGTAGTGATGAACAGTTCTATCTTAAAAAACTGAAACAAAATCTACAACAAGACACGATCTATTTGAAGCAACGAATAGGCGAAATCAAAAGTAGCGAAGAAGGACTTGAGCTTTTAAAAAAAGAAATACATGATCCGCAATTACAAAAATTCAGCAATGATAATGCGATGTTTAATTTATTCGCGGTCTTCAGTTTTACACCGCAAACTTCCACTTTTGATAACCTGATCTCCACAGGTAAACTGGGTTTAATTACCAATCAGGCACTGGTTGATTCCATTTTCGTGTACTACAACGATCTAAATAATTTTCCTCAGCAAAGAATTTCCAGTATAGAAACCTATACCCGGAATACCATCGGACCTTATCTACTAAAATTTGATGGAGTTTTTAGTAATGAAATCCGGAAGAAACCTATTGAATATGGACGTGATGTGTTTATTAATAATGCTATTAGTGCGAAAAAATTTATGATTGAAGGATTGAGACAGGATTATGATTTTTCTTTTCAGCGGTCAATTCGGTTGATGCATTTAATCAGTAAAGAAATTCAGGAATAG